The genomic region aatccCACAAaactataataaataaactaaaaataaaaaagtagaatAGAAGCTCACCAAATCAATGACATAATTCGAACATGTCAATATCAAGACAGCTTATGGAGGCCACTCTCTCTTTATGTAAGAAACAGATATGCATGCATTGCATATCCTCAGTCATAGCCAATACGATATATGCATATATGATTGTATTCCATAATCTTACACGTTTCTTTTTCACTTCCTTATTTTCTCCTTGAATCTAGGTCTATCCCTCATCATATGAAATCCTAGCCATCCATCGTTTCTTGCTatactctatatatatacacatacaacTCACTTGCTCATTAGCACTTACCAATTCTATCTTTTTGGTTCTCTCTTGGTTTGCagtttgaaatttatatttctagCTAGCAAGGGTGTGCACCAATGGCTTGCAACAAGGTTAGTGACACTTGTCTAGTTTCCATGAAAATGCATTTGACATGCATACAAACAAATCTCTTTCCATCATATATTACTTGCTATTAATTAATGTTTAGATTCAATTACTTGTCGTTCATTGATGAATATTATTGTTCTATTTCTTAGAATATTCACAAGTGAATGGTGTGATTAGTCAAGTGTTGACATCTCACATAGAATACATCATTAGTCAAGTGTTGACATCTCACACAGAATACTAGTACTAATGATAAGAGTAAATTATTAACTAGCTAATAAACTTGTGTCACCAACTTCATAGCCCATTCCATGGTCTTCATCTATCACTAATGGGAAAATGGCAAATCTAACATGATATTGGACATTCCTTTAGAACGAAGGACCTTTTTTCCTAAGGAGGGTGGAGGGATATAATATAAAGAGAGGAGAGTAAGACATGCAGTTTGTTGGTAGAAGATGTAAAAGTTTTAACAAGTTGTACATAAACTAAACATGCAATATATATACACTCacatatgatataattttttcaacttatggcatttactttataaaaattgtttttttttctcatcataACTAAACATGCATGTTGATTCGGTTGGTTCTTCCTAGTTTTCAatcctaggaaaaaaaaaagtatgaccCACTAAAACCTGAAATGGTTCTCTCTCCTTTtacttctttatttctttctatcattttatatttaccttttttggatttttaaccTATTTTACCTTTTATCATCATAACAAAACATGCATGTTCAATCCGGTTGGTTCTTCCTAGTTTTCATTtctaggaaagaaaagaaaaagtatgacCCACTAAAACCTGAAATTtggttttctcttcttttacttctttatctctttctattattttctatttaccTTTTTGTctcttaaacttttttttttccactcaaATGATTCTTTAGATGTATCTTTTTCCACATAATTATTAACAGTCACGTGCTTTATttacaaaacttaaatttttaataattatttaaataacttAATAAAACATATGattaaaatacatatataatggaagatttcttcaaattaatttgaagaaattttttgctCAACTAACCCTTACCAACActagtgatgaatttttttattatttcaatctaaggaaaaagaaaaaaaataagattccttcaaagtttaaaTACTTGTGATAAAAAATACTCATTTGATTGTAAATTTGATCTTATGGTTAAATGGATATACAGTGAAAACAATGTTATCTTTTCAACGATAATCAAATTCAGCCATCATATGATTTATTGACTAATGAAATTATATGgtcaaatttaattagataacctaaaataaaatacgtATCAAACTGtatctaattttattataagTTTTACCTGTTAGTATGTTCTAGAGTCTTGGACTGAACTAAGAGTATTTGTGCAAGTCAGAATTTAGGACCACTACTTTAAATGATTAGACTTTTTTTGAGGGAAATAAATAATTAGACTTGGTTGGAATAGATCTCATAAACTTGGGGTGAAATGAGTTCCAGTTAATTTAACTGGTAAAGTcactgatggttgtataagagatttggagttcaatccccgcctacaccaagaAATAATTAGTATCTTGGTCTGACGATAAAGAGTTATTAATAGAAACGGACTCTTTAAGTtgaaactcttttaaaaaaaaaaaaactttggcgGTGAGATtctttgggggaaaaaaaaaaaaaacatggggGTGAAACTAGTCAATTTTTTGGGCTCTTATGGGACTTGTGTTAATGCtttatcaataaatttaatatatatttttttcataattatgaTTCATACATGATAAAAGTAGATTCCTAGAAACCCATGTCAAAGCGAGTTCATAAATCTTACATAATTTTTAACAAGTTATGAAAAGgctggtaaaaaaaataattaagctcACAACATTAAATATCTTCATTCATTTTGGTACGAGGATATAATTCAATGCTCTAGCTAGCAAGGGTTTCTCTTTCTAGTCAATAATATTGAACGATTTATTTCGCTATAACTTTCAGGTTGAAGTGAATGGAGAGGTGGGAAAAGGGCAAGAGGTTTGTACACTTGATGGAACTGTTGATTATCATGGCAGGCCTGCAATCCGAGAGAGAAGTGGTAATTGGGTTGCTGGAATTTTGCTTCTAGGTAATTTTCTATATTAGAgttatcacaaatatatctatatttatattagtaatttggatttcaaaatattgacttttatatatttgttcAAGTTAAAAGGAAGTATCAGTTCAtgcaaattttaacaaaactcAGATCGAAACTATATGAAAAGTGCATGTGTTAAGACTTATCTGATTTGATCTGTAGGTAATGTTCAGTTTTATAATGAGTGACAAGAAAAATGCTTTTAAACCTTTcatttatatgtttgtttgtttttcttttggagtGATGCATTAAAACTTTCAAGAGGCAATAGGAgaaaaattgtgaaaagaaATGATGCAAACATAAGAAAGTAACAGTTTAGGGTAAAAATGAAGCTAGCTAATTTCTTTTTGCACATCTTCTCAGCCACCAAAATAGCCATAGTTTCCAACTTTTCAAAGCAAGCTACGGAAAGTTCCTTTAATTATAAATGGCACAAGTATCACATGCATCCACCACCAACGCTACAAGTACATAATATATACCTATAATTGctcttattatattatatcatgccattaaaaaccttttttctttaatcaacAAGTACATATATTTGATCATTGTGCTTTGTGTATATATAAGTACTATAGCCGACCCATCTTTATGAGACATATAAAACTGCATCTGCATGTTTCCTTAATCAATGTCTAGTATTATTAACAATCATGAAAGATAATAAAGCTAACTTGTCTTTTGTTGTATTGGAAAATAATTATTCAGTCAATCAAGGGCTGGCTACATTGGCATTCTTTGGAGTTGGAGTGaacttggttttgtttttgacaaGGGTGATGGGTCAAGACAATGCTGATGCAGCTAACAATGTAAGCAAATGGACAGGAACGGTCTATCTTTTCTCTCTAGTTGGTGCCTTCCTTAGTGATTCTTACTGGGGAAGGTACAAGACTTGTGCCATCTTCCAAGCCATCTTTGTCATTGTAAGTTTCCAGCATTTGATGGATTCAAATGCTATTCCACAGACCCTTGGACTCACTAGCAGACAATATTTTCAGCTGCCaattaacatatatatagtCTCTAGAAGTCTAGACATTTCTCAGAAGTGCAAATCTTGAACTGATCATATGTTTATGTGTATCTAACAGGGTCTGGTATCACTATCTTTATCAACATACATTTTCTTACTCAAGCCTAAAGGCTGTGGTGATGAAAAAACTCTTTGTGGATCCCATTCATCCTTCCAGTCAGCATTTTTCTACTTCTCCATATACTTAGTTGCCCTAGGAAATGGAGGATACCAACCTAATATAGCTACATTTGGGGCAGATCAGTTTGATGAAGAGGATCCTAATGAAGGGCACTCAAAAATATCCTTCTTTAGCTACTTTTACCTGGCTTTGAACCTTGGATCTCTCTTTTCGAAttcttttttgggttattttgaGAATGAAGGAatgtgggcttttggattttgGGCCTCAACTGGCTCTGCTGCTCTAGCATTGGTCTTGTTTCTTTGTGGAACCCCAAGGTACAGGTATTTTGAACCTAAAGGCAACCCTATCTCTCGGTTTTCCCAAGTACTGGTGGCTGCAGCAAGAAAATTGAAGTTTGAGATGATGCCAAGTGGAGAAGATTTGTTTGAGTTTGAAGCAAAGAAATACACAAAGAATGGGGATAGAAAGCTACTCCACACTCAAGGATTGAAGTAAGTTTATATCCCTCTTAAACATTTAAATTACTTGTTAGAAAATACAAGATATAACTTCAATACCAagttagaagaagaaaatattaagagagagagacagagaagagAATACAGTTAGCATATTGAGAGTATGTATAGTAAACAAACCATAGGATTACAATATTGTAGTATAGTTAGGATTACATGTATAACAAGTTACAACTAGAACTTGTATTTCTAGTACAATGAATTTAACGAACTTGGGACTTGATTTCTTTAGTAATATAATGAATACTTAGATAAAGAAATGTTAATGTTGCTGATAGTTGTCTCCTAAGTCCTATGCTTTCAAATATGGTGAAGACATTTTTGGACTAATGCATAGGTGATAAATTAGTCTTTGCTCAATTAAAAGGAAGAACTAGCATTTCTGATACAAAAATTtactttcactttttttccctttcgGTTGTATACATACTCTTTAATGAATTAAGGGTACCTAGTTTCACATTCGCCTGGCTATTTACTGATTCTTTCATTTAGAAATAGCATGTTAGGCTTTATGAACAGAGATAAAATACTAAATGGTGTTTCTATTCGCCTCTTTAGGTTCTTGGATAGAGCAGCCGTAATCACATCAGAGGAATTCAACCAGATTGACAAGGATACTAATGATCCATGGTACCTTTGCACCGTCACACAAGTCGAAGAAGTGAAATGCATTCTAAGACTTCTTCCAATTTGGCTATGCACAATATTGTATTCAGTAGTATTCACGCAAATGGCATCTCTCTTTGTGGAGCAAGGTGCAGCTATGAAAACCACCGTTTCGAGTTTCAACATTCCTCCTGCAAGCATGTCTTGTTTTGACATCCTCAGTGTAGTAgcattcattttcatttacaGGCGAATTCTTGACCCTTTTGTTGtcttgagaaagaaaaatgctaaaggaATCACCGAACTTCAGAGGATGGGAATTGGTCTTGTTATAGCAATATTGGCAATGGTTGCAGCTGGGGTTGTGGAGTCTTTCAGATTAAACTATGCAAAAGAAAGTTGCCCCGATTGTGAAGGCTCGAGTTCCTTGAGCATCTTTTGGCAAATTCCACAGTATGTACTTATAGGAGCATCTGAGGTTTTCATGTATGTTGGTCAACTAGAATTCTTTAATAGCCAGGCTCCTGATGGATTAAAGACCTTTGGAAGTGCACTATGCATGACATCAATATCACTAGGAAATTATGTGAGTAGTTTGCTAGTGATGATTGTCATGAGTTTCTCTGCTAGAGATGATATGCCTGGTTGGATCCCTGTTAACCTTAACAAAGGTCATCTAGAACGGTTCTACTTCCTCTTAGCAGCTTTGACAACAGTTGATCTAATGGTCTACATTGTACTCGCTAGATGGTATAAGTACATCAAGTTTGAAGGAAAGAGTGGAGGTGGAGACAACAATGGCGCCAATGAGCTCTCTGAACTTGAAGTATAAGTGCAGTATAAGCAAATGTATTAGTATTGGTTAATGTAAATTGCAGTgcatgataataaaaaactataaagaataaaaaaatgtatgagattaagtgtgaattttgcGATGAAAttagagaaaaccctagcctttGCATTTCTCTATTGAGCATATATGGAGTTGAAATAGGTACAAGATGTAGTGGTGTTAATTCTCATGCAAGCTTTAATGAAACTTCAATCTTTTTGTAACTTTCTGTCCATTTCTGAAATATCCAAAAGCATATCTTAATATATAGTTGCCCAAGATCAAGaaagattacttttttaagGCCAAGAGGTTGATAGTGAGATCTTGAATCGACTTATTGGTCTTATGGTATatcttaatataaaaatttatagacTTTGGGCATTCTGGATTGCCAATGCATCTTGGACTTCACTCAAGAGGTGCTACTATATTCAATATTTACATCGTATGAATT from Castanea sativa cultivar Marrone di Chiusa Pesio chromosome 11, ASM4071231v1 harbors:
- the LOC142617395 gene encoding protein NRT1/ PTR FAMILY 7.3-like isoform X2, producing MACNKVEVNGEVGKGQEVCTLDGTVDYHGRPAIRERSGNWVAGILLLVNQGLATLAFFGVGVNLVLFLTRVMGQDNADAANNGLVSLSLSTYIFLLKPKGCGDEKTLCGSHSSFQSAFFYFSIYLVALGNGGYQPNIATFGADQFDEEDPNEGHSKISFFSYFYLALNLGSLFSNSFLGYFENEGMWAFGFWASTGSAALALVLFLCGTPRYRYFEPKGNPISRFSQVLVAAARKLKFEMMPSGEDLFEFEAKKYTKNGDRKLLHTQGLKFLDRAAVITSEEFNQIDKDTNDPWYLCTVTQVEEVKCILRLLPIWLCTILYSVVFTQMASLFVEQGAAMKTTVSSFNIPPASMSCFDILSVVAFIFIYRRILDPFVVLRKKNAKGITELQRMGIGLVIAILAMVAAGVVESFRLNYAKESCPDCEGSSSLSIFWQIPQYVLIGASEVFMYVGQLEFFNSQAPDGLKTFGSALCMTSISLGNYVSSLLVMIVMSFSARDDMPGWIPVNLNKGHLERFYFLLAALTTVDLMVYIVLARWYKYIKFEGKSGGGDNNGANELSELEV
- the LOC142617395 gene encoding protein NRT1/ PTR FAMILY 7.3-like isoform X1 translates to MACNKVEVNGEVGKGQEVCTLDGTVDYHGRPAIRERSGNWVAGILLLVNQGLATLAFFGVGVNLVLFLTRVMGQDNADAANNVSKWTGTVYLFSLVGAFLSDSYWGRYKTCAIFQAIFVIGLVSLSLSTYIFLLKPKGCGDEKTLCGSHSSFQSAFFYFSIYLVALGNGGYQPNIATFGADQFDEEDPNEGHSKISFFSYFYLALNLGSLFSNSFLGYFENEGMWAFGFWASTGSAALALVLFLCGTPRYRYFEPKGNPISRFSQVLVAAARKLKFEMMPSGEDLFEFEAKKYTKNGDRKLLHTQGLKFLDRAAVITSEEFNQIDKDTNDPWYLCTVTQVEEVKCILRLLPIWLCTILYSVVFTQMASLFVEQGAAMKTTVSSFNIPPASMSCFDILSVVAFIFIYRRILDPFVVLRKKNAKGITELQRMGIGLVIAILAMVAAGVVESFRLNYAKESCPDCEGSSSLSIFWQIPQYVLIGASEVFMYVGQLEFFNSQAPDGLKTFGSALCMTSISLGNYVSSLLVMIVMSFSARDDMPGWIPVNLNKGHLERFYFLLAALTTVDLMVYIVLARWYKYIKFEGKSGGGDNNGANELSELEV